In Blautia sp. SC05B48, a single genomic region encodes these proteins:
- a CDS encoding ABC transporter ATP-binding protein, with the protein MLKTLLAQVREFKKASFLTPFFMILEVLFETLIPLAMASIIDKGVEAGNIGHIYRMSAVMVALALCGLWSGVMGGKYGALASTGFARNLRKAMYTNIQTFSFSNIDKYSTAGLITRLTTDVTNLQNAYQMILRMCTRAPASLICAMVMAFLINAKLASIYLVAVIFLGGCLIFIMRKATVYFQAVFRKYDDLNASVQENIGAVRVVKAYVREDYEINKFQKACNKVYEMFLSAEKIVVMNMPLMQFTVYACILGISWLGAKMIVGSSLTTGELMSLLTYCMNILMSLMMLSMVFVMVTMSIASAERVTEVINDTADITDPEDPVTDVPDGSIVFDHVNFSYKKDSQEPVLKDINLSIRSGETIGIIGGTGSAKSSLVNLISRLYDVTDGSVSVGGIDVRKYHLESLRNQVSVVLQKNVLFSGTILENLRWGDKNATEEECRRACQLACADDFIEKMPDKYNTFIEQGGSNVSGGQKQRLCIARALLKKPKILILDDSTSAVDTATDARIRRAFAEEIPDTTKLIIAQRVSSIQNADRIIVMDNGEINGFGTHEELLKTNAIYQEVFHSQTGGAGDFDEGGEPA; encoded by the coding sequence ATGCTCAAAACCCTTCTGGCCCAGGTCAGGGAGTTTAAAAAGGCATCGTTTCTCACGCCTTTTTTCATGATCCTGGAAGTTCTCTTTGAGACTCTGATCCCCCTGGCCATGGCTTCCATCATTGATAAGGGTGTGGAAGCCGGAAATATCGGCCATATCTATCGGATGAGTGCAGTTATGGTAGCTCTTGCCCTGTGCGGACTCTGGTCCGGCGTCATGGGAGGAAAATACGGAGCACTAGCCTCCACAGGCTTTGCCAGAAACCTCCGAAAAGCCATGTACACCAACATCCAGACCTTTTCTTTTTCCAACATCGACAAATACAGCACTGCCGGCCTGATCACCCGTCTTACCACAGATGTGACCAACCTGCAGAACGCCTATCAGATGATCCTTCGTATGTGTACCCGTGCACCGGCCAGTCTGATCTGTGCCATGGTCATGGCATTTCTTATCAATGCAAAGCTTGCAAGCATCTATCTTGTCGCTGTTATCTTCCTGGGAGGCTGTCTGATCTTTATCATGAGAAAAGCAACGGTATATTTTCAGGCCGTATTCCGTAAATATGACGACCTGAACGCAAGTGTCCAGGAAAACATCGGCGCTGTACGCGTTGTCAAGGCCTATGTCCGCGAAGACTACGAGATCAACAAATTCCAGAAAGCCTGCAACAAAGTATACGAAATGTTCTTAAGTGCTGAGAAGATCGTTGTCATGAACATGCCCCTGATGCAGTTTACCGTTTATGCCTGTATCCTGGGGATCAGCTGGCTCGGCGCCAAAATGATCGTAGGCAGCTCCCTTACTACCGGTGAGCTTATGAGCCTTCTCACCTACTGCATGAACATTCTCATGAGCCTTATGATGCTTTCCATGGTTTTTGTTATGGTGACAATGAGTATTGCCAGCGCAGAGCGTGTTACGGAAGTCATCAATGATACTGCTGACATCACAGATCCGGAGGATCCGGTAACAGATGTCCCGGACGGAAGTATCGTCTTCGATCATGTGAATTTCAGCTATAAGAAAGACAGTCAGGAACCCGTTCTGAAGGATATCAATCTCTCGATCCGCTCCGGCGAGACCATAGGGATCATCGGCGGTACCGGAAGTGCAAAATCCAGCCTTGTCAACCTGATCAGCCGTCTTTATGACGTAACGGATGGTTCTGTTTCCGTAGGAGGCATCGATGTCCGTAAATACCATCTGGAATCTCTCAGAAATCAGGTTTCCGTTGTTCTTCAGAAGAATGTACTCTTCTCAGGAACCATTCTGGAAAACCTCCGATGGGGTGACAAAAATGCCACTGAGGAGGAATGCCGCCGCGCATGCCAGCTTGCCTGTGCCGATGATTTCATCGAAAAAATGCCGGACAAATACAATACCTTCATTGAACAGGGCGGCTCCAATGTTTCCGGAGGCCAGAAGCAGCGTCTCTGTATTGCCCGCGCTCTTCTGAAGAAGCCGAAGATACTGATCCTGGATGACTCCACCAGTGCGGTAGATACTGCCACAGATGCAAGGATCCGCCGTGCCTTTGCCGAGGAGATCCCGGATACCACCAAGCTGATCATCGCACAGCGTGTTTCCAGCATCCAGAACGCGGACCGGATCATCGTTATGGATAACGGTGAGATCAACGGTTTTGGTACCCACGAGGAGCTTCTTAAGACCAACGCCATTTATCAGGAAGTATTTCATTCACAGACCGGCGGCGCCGGTGATTTTGACGAGGGAGGTGAGCCGGCTTGA
- a CDS encoding metal-dependent transcriptional regulator has protein sequence MEIRQSAEDYLESILVLSKKGGGVRSIDIATRLGVSKPSVSHAMKLLREDGYIAMDRYGTVTLLEKGAEIANQIYERHIVLARMLEGLGVPAEIAMEDACKMEHDISQESFEKIKAHYNNFIKKEETAD, from the coding sequence ATGGAGATCAGACAGTCAGCGGAGGATTATCTTGAATCAATTCTGGTTTTATCCAAAAAAGGAGGAGGAGTTCGTTCCATTGATATTGCGACCAGACTTGGTGTTTCCAAGCCAAGCGTCAGTCACGCAATGAAGCTTCTTCGTGAGGATGGTTATATTGCCATGGACCGTTACGGTACCGTGACACTTCTGGAGAAGGGGGCGGAGATCGCCAATCAGATTTATGAGCGTCACATTGTTCTTGCCAGGATGCTGGAGGGACTTGGGGTTCCGGCAGAGATCGCAATGGAGGATGCCTGCAAGATGGAGCACGACATCAGCCAGGAGAGCTTTGAGAAAATCAAGGCACATTATAATAACTTTATTAAGAAGGAAGAAACAGCAGACTAA
- a CDS encoding DMT family transporter, which produces MPLKNSLCLLLAATIWGIAFVAQSVGMEYVGPFTFNGVRSLIGAAVLVPVLFILNRSGNKSSAATDSAIPESSSTLSEKAVSATPYNSRDLWLGGIACGSALFAASSFQQFGIQYTTVGKAGFITACYIVIVPIIGIFLKKKCSPFIWAAVVMALVGLYLLCITDGFSIGLGDILVLVCAFLFSLHILVIDYFSPKADGVKLSCIQFLVCGILSMIPALILEHPQISSILTAWLPILYAGVMSCGVAYTLQIVGQKNVNPTVASLILSLESCISVLAGWVLLDQKLSIKELLGCVIMFAAIILAQLPEKEKDNK; this is translated from the coding sequence ATGCCTCTGAAAAATTCTCTCTGTCTGCTTCTGGCCGCAACGATCTGGGGAATCGCCTTTGTTGCCCAGAGTGTGGGCATGGAATATGTTGGCCCCTTCACCTTCAACGGCGTCCGTTCCCTGATCGGCGCCGCTGTCCTGGTTCCGGTGCTCTTTATTCTGAACCGTTCCGGAAATAAATCCTCTGCTGCCACAGACTCCGCAATACCGGAATCCTCATCAACACTTTCAGAAAAAGCTGTATCCGCCACTCCATATAACAGCCGTGACCTGTGGCTGGGCGGCATTGCCTGCGGATCCGCTCTTTTTGCTGCCAGCAGCTTCCAGCAGTTTGGTATCCAGTACACAACAGTAGGAAAAGCCGGCTTCATCACCGCCTGTTACATTGTCATCGTCCCGATCATCGGAATTTTCCTGAAAAAGAAATGCAGTCCCTTTATATGGGCAGCCGTTGTCATGGCACTGGTCGGACTTTATCTTCTCTGCATCACAGACGGATTTTCCATTGGCCTCGGAGATATTCTGGTGCTGGTATGTGCTTTTCTCTTTTCCCTGCACATTCTGGTGATTGACTATTTTTCCCCGAAGGCAGACGGTGTAAAGCTTTCTTGTATCCAGTTTCTGGTCTGCGGGATCCTGTCCATGATCCCGGCACTTATTCTGGAACATCCGCAGATTTCTTCCATTCTTACTGCCTGGCTGCCGATCCTGTATGCTGGTGTGATGTCCTGCGGTGTTGCCTACACCCTGCAGATCGTAGGCCAGAAAAATGTGAATCCCACCGTTGCTTCTCTGATTCTTTCTCTTGAATCCTGCATCTCCGTGCTTGCAGGCTGGGTGCTCCTGGATCAGAAGCTTTCCATAAAAGAGCTCCTTGGATGTGTCATCATGTTTGCAGCCATCATCCTGGCACAGCTGCCGGAAAAAGAAAAAGATAATAAATAA
- a CDS encoding argininosuccinate synthase, whose amino-acid sequence MKEKVVLAYSGGLDTTALIPWLKETFDYDVVCCCVNCGQGNELDGLEERAKMSGASKLYIEDIVDEFCDDFIMPCVEAGAVYEHSYLLGTSMARPVIAKKLVEIARKEGAVAICHGATGKGNDQIRFELGIKALAPDIKIIAPWRMTDLWTMQSREDEIEFCKAHGITLPFDASHSYSRDRNLWHISHEGLELEDPSQAPNYDDMLVLSVTPEKAPDKETEITMTFEQGVPKTLNGKAMKVSEIITELNKLGGENGIGIVDIVENRVVGMKSRGVYETPGGTILMAAHDQLEELILDRETMEAKKKLGSQFAQVVYEGKWYTPLREAIQAFVESTQKYVTGEVKFKLYKGNIIKNGTTSPYSLYNESLASFTTGDMYDHHDADGFITLFGLPLKVRAMKLAEVKNNQNQN is encoded by the coding sequence ATGAAAGAAAAAGTTGTTTTAGCGTATTCCGGTGGTCTTGATACCACAGCCCTGATCCCGTGGCTGAAAGAAACCTTTGATTACGACGTTGTCTGCTGCTGTGTAAACTGCGGACAGGGAAACGAGCTGGACGGTCTTGAGGAAAGAGCAAAAATGTCCGGTGCTTCCAAATTATATATCGAGGATATCGTTGATGAATTCTGCGATGACTTCATCATGCCATGTGTAGAGGCTGGTGCTGTATACGAGCATTCCTATCTTCTCGGAACTTCCATGGCTCGTCCGGTCATTGCCAAGAAACTGGTTGAGATCGCACGTAAAGAGGGTGCCGTTGCTATCTGCCACGGTGCTACCGGTAAAGGAAATGACCAGATCCGTTTCGAGCTTGGCATCAAGGCTCTTGCTCCGGACATCAAGATCATTGCTCCATGGCGTATGACAGATCTGTGGACCATGCAGTCCCGTGAAGATGAGATTGAGTTCTGTAAGGCTCATGGCATCACTCTTCCATTTGATGCAAGCCACAGCTACAGCCGTGACAGAAACCTCTGGCACATCAGCCATGAGGGACTCGAACTTGAGGATCCATCACAGGCTCCGAACTATGATGACATGCTTGTATTAAGCGTAACACCTGAGAAAGCCCCGGATAAAGAAACTGAGATCACCATGACATTCGAGCAGGGTGTTCCGAAAACACTCAACGGAAAAGCAATGAAGGTTTCCGAGATCATCACAGAGCTGAACAAGCTTGGCGGCGAGAACGGCATCGGTATCGTTGATATTGTTGAGAACCGTGTTGTTGGTATGAAATCCCGTGGCGTTTATGAAACTCCTGGCGGAACGATCCTGATGGCAGCACATGACCAGCTTGAGGAACTGATCCTTGACCGTGAGACAATGGAAGCCAAGAAAAAACTTGGCAGCCAGTTTGCACAGGTTGTTTACGAAGGAAAATGGTACACACCTCTCCGTGAGGCTATCCAGGCATTTGTTGAGTCTACTCAGAAATATGTTACCGGCGAGGTTAAATTCAAGCTTTACAAAGGAAACATCATCAAGAATGGTACAACCTCTCCGTACAGCCTTTACAATGAGTCTCTCGCTTCCTTCACAACCGGTGATATGTATGATCATCATGATGCAGACGGATTCATCACTCTGTTCGGTCTGCCGCTGAAGGTTCGTGCCATGAAGCTTGCAGAAGTTAAGAATAACCAGAATCAGAACTAA
- the argC gene encoding N-acetyl-gamma-glutamyl-phosphate reductase has translation MIKAGIIGATGYAGNEIVRLLLGHRDVEIKWFGSRSYIDQQYADIYQNFFRLVDAKCMDDNMAALADEVDVIFTATPQGLCASLINEEILSKCKVIDLSADFRIKDVKKYEKWYGIEHKAPQFIEEAVYGLCEINREDIKNARLIANPGCYPTCSTLSIYPLLKEGLIDPNTIIIDAKSGTSGAGRGAKVPNLYCEVNESIKAYGVATHRHTPEIEDQLGYACGQEVMINFTPHLVPMNRGILVTAYASLTRDVTYEEVKAAYDKYYKDEFFVRVLNKDVCPQTRNVEGSNFVDVNFKIDPRTKRVIMMGAIDNLVKGAAGQAVQNMNLMFGFDENEGLKQIPMCP, from the coding sequence ATGATTAAAGCAGGAATTATCGGTGCGACAGGATACGCAGGAAATGAGATTGTAAGACTTCTTCTTGGACACAGAGACGTTGAGATTAAATGGTTCGGCTCCCGAAGCTACATAGATCAGCAGTATGCAGATATTTATCAGAATTTTTTCAGGCTGGTGGATGCCAAATGTATGGATGACAACATGGCTGCACTTGCAGATGAGGTAGATGTGATCTTTACAGCAACACCACAGGGCCTTTGTGCATCCCTTATCAATGAAGAAATCCTTTCCAAATGTAAGGTGATCGACTTAAGCGCAGATTTCCGTATTAAAGATGTGAAAAAATATGAGAAGTGGTACGGGATCGAGCATAAGGCTCCGCAGTTTATCGAGGAAGCTGTTTATGGTCTCTGCGAGATCAACCGTGAGGATATTAAGAATGCAAGGCTGATCGCCAACCCGGGATGCTATCCGACATGCTCCACACTGTCTATTTATCCGTTGTTAAAGGAAGGCCTCATTGATCCGAACACCATTATCATTGATGCCAAGTCCGGAACCTCCGGAGCAGGAAGAGGAGCCAAGGTTCCGAATCTCTACTGTGAGGTAAACGAGAGCATCAAAGCTTACGGTGTTGCCACACACAGGCATACACCGGAGATTGAGGATCAGCTTGGATATGCATGCGGACAGGAAGTGATGATCAACTTTACCCCACATCTTGTTCCGATGAACCGTGGAATCCTGGTAACAGCATATGCCTCCCTGACCAGGGATGTTACCTACGAGGAAGTAAAAGCAGCCTATGACAAATATTATAAGGACGAGTTTTTTGTACGTGTCCTGAATAAGGATGTATGCCCGCAGACAAGAAATGTAGAAGGCAGCAATTTTGTGGACGTGAACTTCAAGATCGATCCGAGAACAAAGAGAGTCATCATGATGGGCGCTATCGACAATCTGGTAAAGGGTGCAGCAGGACAGGCTGTTCAGAACATGAACCTGATGTTTGGATTTGACGAGAACGAAGGACTGAAACAGATTCCGATGTGCCCGTAA
- the argJ gene encoding bifunctional glutamate N-acetyltransferase/amino-acid acetyltransferase ArgJ yields MKIIDGGVTAAKGFKAASTAAEIKYKGRTDMAMVFSEVPCVAAGTFTTNVVKAAPVRWDQDIVYNHQGARAVICNSGIANACTGEEGFGYCRETAKAASESLGIPEDSVLVASTGVIGMQLPIDRIANGVKAMAPKLEGSREAGLEAAKAIMTTDTEKKEAAVEIEIGGKTVTVGGMCKGSGMIHPNMCTMLGFITSDVDITKELLQEALSEDIKDTYNMVSVDGDTSTNDTVLLLANGQAGNPKITEKNADYEEFKKALNYVNTTLAKKIAGDGEGATALFEVKVIGAATKAEAVTLSKSVVTSSLTKAAIYGHDANWGRILCALGYSGVQFDPEKVDLYFESKAGKIKIIENGVSTGYSEEEATKILSEEAVTAIADMKMGDASATAWGCDLTYDYIKINADYRS; encoded by the coding sequence ATGAAGATCATCGACGGCGGCGTTACAGCCGCAAAAGGTTTTAAGGCAGCGTCAACTGCAGCAGAGATCAAATATAAAGGCCGTACTGATATGGCTATGGTATTCAGTGAGGTTCCCTGTGTGGCTGCAGGAACCTTCACAACCAATGTGGTAAAAGCAGCTCCGGTAAGATGGGATCAGGACATTGTATATAATCATCAGGGCGCAAGAGCCGTGATCTGCAACAGCGGAATCGCCAATGCATGTACCGGTGAGGAAGGATTTGGCTATTGCAGGGAAACAGCCAAGGCAGCATCCGAAAGCCTTGGGATCCCGGAGGATAGTGTTCTGGTAGCATCCACAGGTGTTATCGGAATGCAGCTTCCTATTGACCGTATCGCAAACGGAGTAAAAGCCATGGCACCGAAGCTTGAGGGAAGCCGCGAGGCAGGCCTTGAGGCAGCAAAAGCTATCATGACAACAGATACCGAGAAGAAAGAGGCAGCGGTAGAGATCGAGATCGGTGGAAAAACCGTAACGGTAGGCGGTATGTGCAAGGGCTCCGGAATGATCCACCCCAACATGTGCACGATGCTTGGATTTATCACCAGTGATGTGGATATCACCAAGGAGCTTCTTCAGGAAGCACTCAGTGAAGATATCAAGGACACCTACAACATGGTATCCGTTGACGGAGATACCTCCACAAACGATACCGTTCTCCTCCTTGCAAACGGACAGGCCGGCAATCCGAAGATCACAGAGAAAAACGCAGATTATGAAGAATTCAAAAAGGCTCTTAACTACGTAAACACAACCCTTGCCAAAAAGATCGCAGGTGACGGAGAAGGTGCAACTGCACTCTTCGAGGTCAAGGTCATCGGTGCAGCCACCAAGGCAGAAGCCGTAACCTTAAGTAAATCCGTGGTAACCTCTTCATTAACAAAGGCAGCCATTTACGGTCACGATGCAAACTGGGGAAGAATCCTCTGCGCCCTCGGCTACTCCGGCGTTCAGTTCGATCCGGAAAAGGTAGATCTTTACTTTGAGAGCAAAGCAGGAAAGATCAAGATCATTGAAAATGGAGTTTCTACAGGCTACAGCGAAGAGGAAGCTACTAAGATCCTCTCCGAAGAGGCAGTGACAGCCATCGCGGATATGAAGATGGGAGATGCATCCGCAACTGCATGGGGATGCGACCTCACCTATGATTACATAAAGATCAATGCGGATTATCGTTCTTGA
- the argB gene encoding acetylglutamate kinase: MVNQKYLDKAEVLIEALPYIQRFNRKIVVIKYGGSAMLDEELKRNVIKDAVLLKLVGFKPIIVHGGGKEISRWVGKVGMEPHFVNGLRVTDKDTMEIAEMVLAKVNKELVTLVESLGVQAVGVSGKDGGLLQCKKKLSKGEDIGYVGEVTKVNPKILQDLLERDFLPIVFPIGFDENFDSYNINADDAACAIAEAVEAEKLAFLSDIEGVYRDADDPSTLISELRVDEAENLISDGTVGGGMIPKLKNCIDAIEHGVNRVHILDGRIPHSLLLEIFTNKGIGTAILKDDGEKYYNEHE, translated from the coding sequence ATGGTAAATCAGAAATATCTTGACAAAGCAGAGGTTCTCATAGAAGCTCTGCCATATATCCAGCGGTTCAACCGCAAGATCGTAGTCATCAAATACGGCGGAAGCGCCATGCTTGATGAAGAATTAAAGCGTAACGTCATCAAGGACGCAGTCCTTCTGAAATTAGTCGGTTTCAAACCGATCATTGTTCACGGCGGCGGCAAGGAAATCAGCCGCTGGGTCGGCAAAGTCGGCATGGAGCCGCATTTTGTAAACGGTCTCCGTGTAACGGATAAAGATACTATGGAGATCGCAGAGATGGTTCTTGCAAAAGTAAACAAGGAGCTTGTTACTCTGGTAGAATCTCTCGGCGTACAGGCTGTAGGTGTCAGCGGCAAGGACGGCGGTCTTCTCCAGTGCAAAAAAAAGCTTTCCAAAGGCGAAGACATCGGCTACGTAGGTGAGGTTACAAAGGTTAATCCGAAGATCCTCCAGGACCTTCTGGAAAGAGATTTCCTTCCGATCGTATTCCCGATCGGCTTTGACGAAAATTTTGATTCCTACAATATCAATGCGGATGATGCAGCCTGCGCCATTGCAGAGGCAGTTGAGGCAGAGAAGCTGGCCTTCCTGTCTGACATTGAGGGTGTTTACAGGGATGCAGATGATCCCTCCACTCTGATCTCCGAGCTTCGTGTAGATGAGGCTGAGAACCTGATCTCAGATGGTACTGTGGGCGGCGGTATGATCCCGAAGCTGAAAAACTGTATTGACGCTATCGAGCATGGTGTAAACAGAGTCCATATCCTGGATGGAAGGATCCCGCACAGCTTACTGCTTGAGATATTTACAAACAAAGGTATTGGTACTGCAATTTTAAAAGATGATGGGGAGAAATATTACAATGAGCATGAATGA
- a CDS encoding aspartate aminotransferase family protein, with protein sequence MSMNEQMEESEASILHTYNRFPVVFEKGEGCYLYDSEGKEYLDFAAGIAVNALGYHYPGYDEALKSQIDKLMHISNLYYNEPIIDAGARLVQASHMEKAFFTNSGTEAIEGALKAAKKYAYERDGHADHEIIAMNHSFHGRSIGALSVTGNAHYREPFEPLMGGVKFADFNDLESVKAQITDKTCAIITETVQGEGGIYPATKEFLEGLRKLCDEQDIILILDEIQCGMGRTGHYFAWQAYGVQPDIMTCAKALGCGVPVGAFVLNKKAAAASLKPGDHGTTYGGNPFVCAAVSKVFDIFEKDQILSHVQGLTPYFEEKLDELVAKHDCAETRRGKGFMQGIVIKGRPVGDVVKKALAKGLLVISAGSDVLRLVPPLVITKEDIDKMAEILDECME encoded by the coding sequence ATGAGCATGAATGAACAGATGGAAGAATCTGAAGCCAGTATTCTTCATACATATAACCGTTTTCCGGTAGTTTTTGAAAAAGGCGAGGGCTGTTACCTCTATGATTCCGAAGGAAAGGAATATCTGGATTTTGCGGCAGGTATCGCTGTAAATGCCCTGGGATATCATTATCCGGGCTATGACGAAGCATTGAAATCCCAGATCGACAAGCTGATGCATATTTCCAACCTGTACTACAATGAGCCGATCATTGATGCAGGAGCCAGACTTGTACAGGCAAGCCATATGGAAAAAGCTTTCTTTACAAACAGTGGTACAGAGGCCATTGAGGGTGCTCTGAAGGCTGCTAAGAAATATGCCTACGAAAGAGATGGCCATGCAGACCATGAGATCATTGCCATGAACCATTCCTTCCACGGCCGCAGCATCGGCGCTCTTTCCGTGACTGGCAATGCACATTACAGAGAACCCTTTGAGCCGCTGATGGGTGGGGTGAAATTTGCAGATTTCAATGATCTTGAGAGTGTAAAGGCTCAGATCACAGATAAGACCTGTGCCATCATCACCGAGACCGTACAGGGAGAAGGCGGTATTTATCCGGCTACAAAAGAGTTCCTGGAAGGCTTACGTAAGCTTTGTGATGAGCAGGATATCATCCTGATCCTGGACGAGATCCAGTGCGGTATGGGACGTACCGGACATTATTTTGCATGGCAGGCATATGGAGTACAGCCGGATATCATGACCTGTGCCAAAGCACTTGGCTGTGGTGTTCCGGTAGGGGCTTTTGTGCTGAACAAAAAAGCAGCTGCAGCTTCCCTGAAGCCAGGCGACCACGGAACCACTTACGGCGGAAATCCCTTCGTATGTGCAGCAGTCAGCAAGGTATTTGACATTTTTGAAAAAGATCAGATCCTTTCCCATGTGCAGGGACTTACTCCGTATTTTGAGGAGAAGCTGGACGAACTGGTTGCAAAGCATGACTGTGCAGAAACAAGAAGAGGCAAAGGCTTCATGCAGGGTATCGTGATCAAGGGACGTCCGGTAGGAGACGTGGTGAAAAAAGCTCTTGCAAAAGGCCTTCTAGTGATCTCAGCAGGAAGTGATGTTCTCCGCCTTGTTCCTCCTCTTGTGATCACAAAAGAGGATATCGACAAGATGGCAGAGATCCTTGACGAGTGTATGGAATAA
- a CDS encoding sodium:proton antiporter, with protein sequence MKKLLTVMCTFLTVFLACPVGVWAAGNGGTGSGVPVWLCIPFAGLLLCVAVMPLVKGEWWESHQPVVVAFWIVLMIIPFAVVYGAGKTAETVLECVINDYLTFIILLFGLFCVSGNITVEGDFAGSPRVNVGLLALGTLLSSCIGTTGASMLMVRPVIKMNSWRKRKGHIMIFFIFMVSNMGGCLTPIGDPPLLMGFMRGVPFFWSLHLFPVLIFNMVILLFVFYHLDMRSYKKDIAEGRKPDISKPGTEFKIEGLHNIIFLVMIVVGVILSGMLPGMPAFQDAAGNVKGLHIFGEVTLSFPSIIEIVLILAAAFLSFKTTDKRIRVRNHFTWGAIKEVAVLFIGIFITMQPALMLLKAVGPNLGITEPYQMFWATGALSSFLDNTPTYLVFLTTAGTLGFTNGIATTLGTVPVKLLSAISCGAVFMGANTYIGNAPNFMVKTLSDENGINMPSFFGYMAWSICFLVPMFIIDMLVFFL encoded by the coding sequence TTGAAAAAATTATTAACCGTCATGTGTACTTTTCTGACAGTATTTCTGGCATGTCCTGTGGGTGTATGGGCAGCCGGAAATGGTGGGACAGGATCTGGTGTGCCGGTGTGGCTTTGTATCCCTTTTGCGGGCCTTCTTCTGTGTGTTGCAGTGATGCCGCTGGTAAAGGGTGAGTGGTGGGAGTCACATCAGCCCGTTGTGGTTGCATTCTGGATCGTTCTTATGATCATTCCGTTTGCAGTTGTTTACGGTGCCGGAAAAACTGCGGAAACAGTACTGGAGTGCGTGATCAATGACTATCTTACATTTATCATCCTGTTATTCGGACTGTTCTGTGTGTCCGGTAACATTACAGTTGAGGGCGATTTTGCGGGTTCACCAAGAGTAAATGTAGGACTTCTTGCACTGGGAACCCTGCTTTCCAGCTGTATCGGAACTACCGGAGCCAGCATGCTGATGGTCCGTCCGGTGATCAAAATGAATTCCTGGAGAAAGAGAAAGGGTCATATTATGATCTTTTTCATCTTTATGGTATCCAACATGGGTGGCTGCCTGACACCGATCGGTGATCCGCCGCTTCTGATGGGCTTCATGCGAGGAGTTCCGTTTTTCTGGAGCCTTCATCTTTTTCCGGTACTGATCTTTAATATGGTGATCCTTCTGTTTGTGTTCTATCATCTGGATATGCGCTCTTACAAGAAGGATATCGCAGAGGGACGTAAACCGGATATCAGCAAACCGGGTACCGAGTTTAAGATCGAGGGTCTTCATAATATCATCTTCCTTGTGATGATCGTTGTGGGTGTTATCTTAAGTGGAATGCTTCCCGGTATGCCTGCATTCCAGGATGCAGCCGGAAATGTAAAGGGGCTTCATATTTTCGGCGAGGTTACTTTAAGCTTCCCGTCGATCATTGAGATCGTCCTGATCCTGGCAGCTGCATTTCTGTCCTTTAAGACAACAGATAAAAGGATCCGTGTGCGGAACCATTTTACCTGGGGTGCGATCAAGGAGGTTGCAGTACTTTTCATCGGTATTTTTATCACCATGCAGCCAGCCCTGATGCTTCTGAAAGCAGTAGGACCGAATCTTGGTATCACCGAGCCGTACCAGATGTTCTGGGCGACCGGAGCTTTGTCCAGTTTCCTGGATAATACGCCGACCTATCTGGTATTTCTGACAACAGCAGGAACTCTTGGATTTACAAACGGAATCGCAACAACACTGGGAACAGTTCCTGTAAAGCTTCTTTCTGCGATTTCCTGCGGTGCTGTATTTATGGGCGCCAATACATATATCGGCAATGCTCCGAACTTTATGGTCAAGACACTTTCTGACGAAAATGGTATCAACATGCCGTCCTTCTTCGGATATATGGCATGGTCCATTTGTTTCCTGGTACCGATGTTCATCATCGATATGCTGGTATTCTTTTTATAA